A part of Gramella sp. MAR_2010_147 genomic DNA contains:
- a CDS encoding TonB-dependent receptor, with protein sequence MKKRLHGFLTLLLVLVVQIGFAQEKTVTGTVVDEDGLPLPGVSVFEKNTSNGTQTDFDGNYSLDLEPGDLLVFSYVGFKPQEITIGASDVYDITMAVDAAALDEVVITGQGSGIQKKRLSTTVDQISEEEIDRLPATQIDQILQSNAPSAQIRLSSGQPGTAAIIRTRGPISAASSATPVVIVDGIRVDNLNSNPSLGIGTGGANVSALADIPVESIEKIEYIKGGAATTLYGADAANGVIQIITKKGKGGKARITYENRVGVIKATDDYLKYDRTGEAIFEPGLSIEHNFGINGGSEKFTYNFGGSLYQDDSFNDLNEQVKRSFTFGLGAQVSDKLKYQGSFSYVGFESNLDFNANTSFSRFSAFEGGGRGNLDELTEEEWLVEKERAQNIGSLVDIQNTVNRLTASNKFTYDITDNFQSNVTFGVDYRNSKSEEVDSNALLIALGSIPEGTTDQASLTRVLRSSFTATGDINFTHNADLGNFSFVSILGGQFFRTADRQNRLDASGGVDGTRSVNNFSTITGSDFTLENANYGLYFLENIGIYDVAFLEFGGRIDKNTSAGEDTDALFLPKVGITYNISDHDFYTRSNFANVLNRIKLRANYGEATNFAQPFSQDRTFALESFFGSPAFRFANPGNPDLISETVKTYEFGAELGFFWNRLNLSATRYNATTVDALFTPGAPPTSGQFNQIQNIGEIENTGWEFALNADLIRNENHNLKVSASYNTNDNLVTSTGGSAPFVVGGFTVIGSWVEEGQSLGYLRGTEAVSNGDGTYTFNPNTPLGKTFAPKFGSFSLNYTFKDFSFFTTGDYQYGGKIVDLSFLLRHLRGVDNTGIPDDLVGTTSPFNYVNYFTFDNDFIKIRNIGASYRFGDLLKPFSDVTLGFTVTNPFNWTAGEFDPEITGSGISAQNGFASGGFAYGTESAPRIFMTSLKFQF encoded by the coding sequence ATGAAAAAAAGATTACATGGATTTCTAACACTTTTACTCGTGTTAGTGGTGCAAATTGGTTTTGCACAGGAAAAGACCGTTACAGGAACGGTTGTTGACGAAGACGGCTTGCCGCTTCCTGGTGTTTCAGTATTCGAGAAGAATACAAGTAATGGAACCCAAACCGATTTCGATGGAAATTACTCATTGGACTTAGAACCGGGTGATTTGCTTGTTTTCAGTTATGTTGGGTTTAAACCCCAGGAAATTACTATTGGTGCTAGTGATGTTTACGACATTACAATGGCTGTAGATGCAGCAGCTCTTGATGAGGTTGTAATTACTGGTCAGGGTTCTGGTATTCAGAAGAAGAGACTGTCTACCACGGTAGATCAAATTTCTGAAGAAGAAATTGACAGATTGCCTGCAACTCAAATTGATCAGATACTTCAGTCAAATGCACCTAGTGCACAGATTAGATTAAGTTCTGGTCAGCCTGGAACTGCAGCAATTATTAGAACAAGGGGGCCTATTAGTGCTGCTTCTTCTGCTACTCCGGTAGTTATTGTTGATGGTATTCGTGTAGATAACCTTAACTCTAACCCATCTTTAGGGATTGGAACTGGTGGAGCGAACGTTTCTGCTCTTGCAGATATTCCTGTAGAGTCTATTGAGAAAATTGAATATATCAAAGGTGGAGCTGCTACAACTCTTTATGGTGCAGATGCTGCGAATGGTGTAATTCAGATTATTACCAAAAAAGGTAAAGGTGGTAAAGCCAGAATCACTTATGAGAATAGAGTAGGTGTGATTAAGGCTACAGATGATTATTTGAAGTACGATAGAACTGGAGAAGCTATTTTTGAGCCAGGTTTATCTATTGAGCATAATTTTGGAATCAATGGAGGTAGTGAGAAATTCACTTATAACTTTGGTGGTAGTCTATACCAGGATGACTCTTTTAATGATTTAAATGAGCAGGTAAAAAGAAGTTTTACTTTTGGTTTAGGAGCTCAGGTGTCTGATAAATTAAAATATCAGGGGTCATTTTCTTATGTAGGATTTGAATCTAACCTGGATTTCAACGCAAATACAAGTTTCTCTCGATTTTCTGCTTTTGAAGGCGGAGGTAGAGGAAATCTAGACGAATTAACAGAAGAAGAATGGTTAGTTGAGAAAGAACGTGCTCAGAATATTGGAAGTCTAGTAGATATTCAGAATACGGTAAACCGTCTTACAGCATCAAATAAATTCACTTACGATATTACTGATAACTTTCAGTCAAATGTAACTTTTGGGGTGGATTATAGAAACTCTAAATCTGAAGAGGTTGATAGCAATGCGTTATTAATCGCACTTGGGTCTATTCCAGAAGGAACTACAGATCAGGCTTCATTAACAAGAGTTTTAAGATCTTCTTTTACAGCTACTGGAGATATCAACTTTACTCATAATGCAGATTTGGGGAACTTCTCTTTCGTATCTATATTAGGTGGTCAGTTCTTTAGAACTGCCGATAGACAAAATAGATTAGATGCTTCTGGAGGGGTTGATGGAACAAGATCTGTAAACAACTTTTCTACCATTACCGGTTCAGATTTCACCTTAGAAAATGCTAACTATGGTCTTTATTTCTTAGAGAACATTGGTATCTATGATGTGGCTTTCCTTGAATTTGGAGGTAGAATAGATAAGAATACTTCAGCTGGGGAAGATACAGATGCTTTATTCTTACCTAAAGTTGGAATTACTTATAATATCTCAGATCATGACTTCTACACAAGAAGTAATTTTGCAAATGTTCTTAACAGAATTAAATTAAGAGCTAACTATGGTGAGGCTACTAACTTTGCTCAGCCATTCTCTCAGGATAGAACTTTTGCTTTAGAGTCTTTCTTTGGAAGTCCTGCATTTAGATTTGCGAATCCAGGTAACCCTGATTTGATTTCTGAAACAGTAAAAACATACGAATTTGGTGCTGAATTAGGATTCTTCTGGAACAGATTGAATCTAAGTGCAACGAGATATAATGCAACTACTGTGGATGCATTGTTTACTCCTGGTGCGCCACCAACTTCAGGTCAATTTAACCAAATACAAAATATTGGTGAGATTGAAAATACAGGATGGGAATTTGCATTAAATGCAGATCTTATTAGAAATGAAAATCATAATCTAAAAGTTTCAGCATCTTACAATACCAATGACAACCTTGTAACAAGTACGGGAGGAAGTGCTCCTTTTGTAGTTGGAGGTTTTACAGTAATTGGTTCTTGGGTTGAAGAAGGACAGAGTTTAGGTTATCTTAGAGGTACAGAGGCTGTTTCTAACGGTGATGGTACATATACCTTCAATCCTAATACTCCTCTTGGAAAAACTTTTGCTCCAAAATTTGGATCTTTTAGTTTAAATTATACTTTCAAGGACTTTAGCTTCTTTACTACTGGTGATTACCAGTATGGAGGTAAGATCGTAGATCTTAGTTTCCTGCTACGTCACTTAAGAGGTGTGGATAACACAGGTATTCCAGATGATTTAGTTGGAACTACTTCTCCTTTCAACTATGTAAATTATTTTACATTTGATAATGATTTTATTAAGATCAGAAACATTGGAGCATCTTATAGATTTGGAGATTTACTTAAGCCATTTAGTGATGTGACTTTAGGATTTACCGTGACAAATCCATTTAACTGGACAGCCGGAGAATTTGATCCTGAAATTACTGGATCTGGTATCTCAGCTCAAAATGGTTTTGCAAGTGGTGGTTTTGCATATGGAACTGAATCAGCTCCAAGAATTTTCATGACATCGCTTAAATTTCAATTCTAA
- a CDS encoding SusC/RagA family TonB-linked outer membrane protein — MKKRLHGFLTLLLVLVVQIGFAQEKTVTGTVVDDQGLPLPGVNVIIKGTSSGTQSDFDGNYSIQVDEGETLVFSFVGMMQAEYRVGASNTVNVEMTVDSAQLDEVVVTALGIERSEKSLGYGVSTVKSEELNEVRETNVLNALQAKSSGVLIQNQSGNVGGSTRITIRGISSLSGDVQPLFVVDGVPISNSNIASGSRITGGFDFGNRAQDINPDDIASVTVLKGASAAALYGSRASGGVIVITTKKGKAGRAASFQASSSVRFDDPLKLPDFQNSYVFGDQGELTVDPEIPINADGAAAGLPGWGPNINDVSGQTYTNVAGEVVPFEIYPNNVEGFYETGLTNINSFNVSGASEGGEDDYRLSLSQTTQEGIIPNSALNRLNLGVNAGSQLSETLKSRLNFNYVRTNTQGTAAAGANDPNVLTNIVNGLPRTTDIGLFDPDIDEMGNQLNPVGLQTNNPYFIARRNAAETTVERFFGSAQIEFEPIEKLNFLGRAGYDSYTDQRLTKNSIGTLGRFNGSYRDDFIQQRELTLDFIASYDWIISDDFNIQARAGTQWNQRVLNRTGNVATGLTVPGLLDPGNADNNSPFKAFSDRRIHGVFGDITFDYKGWAFLNATGRNDWSSTLPANNRSFFYPSVSASVVLSDALNFDSNVLNYLKVRGSWANVGVDTSPYLLDFTFNPLTSFFGQFGTGGTYPFNGNLAFGSDSSITNQNLKPENQENYEFGIEFGFFRNRVTIDATYYKNTTTDQIIFLPTPQTSGFSSFLTNIGAVSNEGVELEVGARVLQTDDFSWDLNYNFTSNQFNVDDLGDLPALNLATGFNGIAVRAVEGESLQLYGPRFERALDEDGEPIEDQILVNENGNRQVGAPDNLGEIFPDYIMGLTSTWRYKGFALTTTFDYREGGKLFSNTVGQLRRDGLAAETAANGRAPIVDSEAFMMDESGNVVPNTIETSAQDYWTNYANASIVEGNVFDATFIKWRELSLTYTFPSEFLTGTFVKGVRVGAQARNLAIFNSDVPHIDPEASLGGASSDLQGIERGGVPSTRSVGMNVSINF; from the coding sequence ATGAAAAAAAGATTACATGGATTTCTAACACTTTTACTGGTGTTAGTGGTGCAAATTGGTTTTGCACAGGAAAAGACCGTTACAGGAACGGTGGTAGACGATCAAGGTTTGCCTCTTCCTGGTGTTAATGTTATTATTAAAGGTACTAGTTCTGGTACACAGTCTGATTTCGATGGAAATTATTCTATACAAGTCGATGAAGGAGAAACTTTAGTTTTTTCTTTTGTTGGTATGATGCAGGCTGAGTATCGCGTAGGGGCAAGTAATACTGTAAATGTTGAAATGACAGTTGACTCGGCTCAATTAGATGAAGTTGTTGTGACTGCTCTAGGTATTGAAAGATCAGAAAAGTCTCTCGGTTATGGAGTCTCTACTGTAAAGTCTGAAGAGTTGAATGAGGTTAGGGAAACTAACGTTCTAAATGCTTTACAGGCGAAATCTTCGGGTGTTTTAATTCAGAATCAGAGTGGTAACGTTGGGGGTTCTACCAGGATTACAATTAGAGGTATATCTTCTTTAAGTGGAGATGTTCAGCCTTTATTCGTAGTAGATGGTGTGCCAATTTCAAACTCTAACATTGCCTCTGGATCTAGAATTACAGGAGGTTTTGACTTTGGAAACAGAGCTCAGGATATTAACCCTGATGATATTGCAAGTGTTACAGTGCTAAAAGGAGCGTCTGCCGCTGCACTTTATGGTTCTAGAGCATCTGGAGGTGTGATCGTAATTACTACCAAGAAAGGTAAGGCTGGAAGAGCTGCATCTTTCCAGGCGAGTTCTTCGGTAAGATTTGATGATCCTTTAAAATTACCAGATTTCCAGAACTCTTATGTTTTTGGTGATCAGGGTGAGTTAACAGTTGATCCTGAAATTCCGATTAATGCTGATGGTGCTGCTGCTGGTTTACCAGGATGGGGGCCAAACATTAATGATGTTTCCGGGCAGACTTATACGAATGTAGCCGGGGAGGTTGTGCCGTTTGAAATATATCCTAACAATGTTGAAGGTTTTTATGAGACAGGTTTAACGAATATTAACTCGTTTAATGTTTCTGGTGCTTCTGAAGGTGGTGAGGATGACTATAGATTGAGTTTGTCTCAAACAACTCAGGAAGGTATTATTCCAAATTCAGCATTAAATAGGTTGAATTTAGGGGTGAACGCAGGTTCTCAATTATCAGAGACTCTAAAGTCAAGATTAAATTTTAACTACGTTAGAACAAATACTCAAGGTACTGCAGCAGCGGGTGCAAACGACCCTAATGTACTTACCAACATCGTAAATGGTCTTCCAAGAACTACAGACATTGGATTGTTTGATCCAGATATCGATGAAATGGGTAATCAGTTAAACCCGGTTGGGTTACAAACAAACAACCCTTATTTTATTGCTAGAAGGAATGCAGCCGAAACTACGGTAGAAAGATTCTTTGGTAGTGCTCAAATTGAATTTGAACCAATTGAAAAACTTAATTTCTTAGGTAGAGCTGGATATGATTCATATACAGATCAAAGACTTACTAAAAACAGTATTGGTACTTTGGGAAGATTTAACGGTAGCTATCGTGATGATTTCATTCAACAAAGAGAGCTTACTTTAGATTTTATTGCTTCTTATGACTGGATTATAAGTGACGATTTTAATATACAAGCTCGCGCGGGTACTCAGTGGAACCAAAGAGTTCTAAATAGAACTGGTAATGTCGCTACAGGATTAACAGTTCCTGGTCTTCTTGATCCAGGTAATGCTGATAATAATTCTCCTTTCAAGGCTTTTTCTGATAGAAGAATTCATGGGGTGTTTGGAGATATCACTTTTGATTATAAAGGTTGGGCTTTCTTAAATGCTACTGGTAGAAACGACTGGTCTTCTACACTGCCTGCTAATAACAGAAGTTTCTTCTATCCATCTGTATCAGCGAGTGTGGTGCTTAGTGATGCTCTTAATTTTGATAGTAACGTACTTAACTACTTAAAAGTTAGAGGTAGCTGGGCAAACGTAGGTGTAGATACAAGTCCTTATCTTTTAGATTTTACATTTAATCCATTAACGAGCTTCTTCGGACAGTTCGGAACTGGTGGAACATATCCATTCAACGGAAACCTGGCTTTTGGTTCAGATAGTTCTATCACAAATCAAAATCTGAAACCAGAGAATCAGGAAAACTACGAATTTGGTATTGAATTTGGATTCTTTAGAAATCGAGTAACTATAGATGCTACTTATTACAAGAATACTACAACAGATCAGATTATCTTTTTACCTACTCCTCAAACTTCAGGGTTTAGCTCTTTCTTGACAAATATTGGAGCAGTAAGTAATGAAGGTGTAGAATTAGAAGTTGGAGCAAGAGTTTTACAAACTGATGATTTCTCTTGGGATTTAAACTATAACTTTACTAGCAACCAATTTAATGTGGATGATCTTGGAGATCTTCCAGCACTTAACCTTGCAACAGGTTTTAATGGTATTGCAGTTAGAGCTGTTGAGGGAGAAAGTCTTCAATTATATGGTCCAAGATTTGAAAGAGCTTTAGATGAAGATGGAGAGCCTATTGAAGATCAAATTTTAGTGAATGAGAACGGAAATAGACAAGTGGGAGCTCCAGATAATTTAGGTGAAATTTTCCCAGATTATATTATGGGACTAACTTCTACATGGAGATATAAAGGATTCGCTTTAACCACGACTTTTGATTATAGAGAAGGTGGTAAATTATTTTCTAATACTGTAGGGCAACTGAGAAGAGATGGTCTGGCGGCTGAGACTGCGGCTAATGGAAGAGCTCCAATCGTGGATTCAGAAGCATTTATGATGGATGAAAGCGGAAATGTTGTTCCTAATACCATAGAAACAAGTGCTCAGGATTATTGGACAAATTACGCCAATGCAAGTATTGTAGAAGGGAACGTATTTGATGCTACTTTTATTAAGTGGAGAGAGTTGAGTTTAACTTATACATTTCCAAGTGAATTCTTAACAGGAACTTTTGTAAAAGGCGTTAGAGTAGGTGCTCAGGCAAGAAACCTTGCAATATTTAACTCAGATGTTCCTCATATTGATCCGGAAGCGTCTCTTGGTGGAGCATCAAGTGATCTTCAGGGAATTGAAAGAGGTGGAGTACCTTCTACAAGAAGTGTAGGAATGAATGTTAGTATTAATTTTTAA
- a CDS encoding SusD/RagB family nutrient-binding outer membrane lipoprotein — MKRINLNKIAVVVLASFTLATTSCTDDLDINSDPLAATEVDPSLLFPTAMVGLSQNRTVELNAVNNQAQQWASSGSAGVFLNPERYIISPNTTNNVWVGQYSTALRNLQQMRELTNKNNPEASNIIGQAKIYEAFVFLNLTQVFGDIPFSEATQVDAFPNPNFDSQEMVLRGIVDRLDEGVSLLADDTDIISSGDLIYNGNKDNWIRFANSLKLKTLMLIANVDPSVAPQIQEVANQPLIMDNAQNAYLNYSENIGNENPLWRTIDLFAGGTNVFFFGATTLIDIMNNNNDPRRMTYFDEVEAGGYVGETPGRVSSDDISAVSLNILRPDLEDRYATAAETYFFLAEAALKGYISGDAQEFYRDGLEASLDSYDGQPGEISEEDKQAYLSARGDISSLSEDKAFEQLYVEQYVALFTRGVEAWTHWRRTKTPDFVLPENAVLTDIIRRYQYPVSELTSNPNAPNPEALATPMWFEN, encoded by the coding sequence ATGAAAAGAATAAATTTAAATAAAATTGCAGTGGTTGTACTGGCTAGTTTCACGCTAGCCACTACCAGCTGTACCGATGACTTGGATATCAATAGCGATCCATTGGCTGCTACTGAGGTTGATCCTAGTTTGCTGTTTCCTACTGCAATGGTAGGACTTTCACAGAATAGAACAGTAGAACTTAATGCGGTGAATAATCAGGCACAACAGTGGGCCAGTAGTGGTTCTGCCGGTGTGTTTTTAAATCCTGAAAGATATATTATCAGTCCTAACACTACCAATAACGTTTGGGTAGGACAATATTCTACTGCATTGAGAAACCTTCAACAAATGAGGGAACTTACAAACAAAAACAATCCTGAAGCGTCTAACATAATTGGACAGGCAAAAATTTATGAGGCATTTGTTTTCTTGAATTTGACTCAGGTTTTTGGTGATATTCCATTTTCTGAAGCTACTCAGGTAGATGCATTCCCAAATCCTAACTTTGATTCTCAGGAAATGGTTTTGAGAGGAATTGTAGATAGATTAGACGAAGGAGTAAGTCTTTTGGCTGATGACACTGATATTATTAGCAGTGGCGATCTTATTTATAATGGAAATAAAGATAACTGGATTAGATTTGCGAATTCATTAAAGCTTAAGACTTTGATGTTAATTGCTAATGTAGATCCTTCTGTAGCTCCACAGATTCAGGAGGTTGCAAACCAGCCTTTGATTATGGATAATGCTCAGAATGCATATCTTAATTACAGTGAGAATATTGGTAATGAAAATCCATTATGGAGAACTATTGATTTATTTGCTGGAGGAACAAATGTGTTTTTCTTTGGGGCAACCACATTGATAGATATTATGAATAATAATAATGATCCTAGGAGAATGACCTACTTCGATGAAGTAGAGGCTGGTGGATATGTTGGAGAAACTCCTGGACGTGTTAGTTCTGATGATATTTCTGCAGTTAGCTTGAATATTCTTCGTCCAGACCTTGAAGACAGATATGCTACTGCAGCTGAAACTTATTTCTTTTTAGCAGAAGCAGCTTTAAAGGGATATATTTCAGGCGATGCCCAGGAATTCTATAGAGATGGTCTTGAGGCTTCATTAGATTCTTATGATGGTCAGCCAGGAGAAATTTCAGAAGAAGATAAGCAGGCTTATCTTTCAGCTAGAGGTGATATTAGTAGCCTAAGCGAAGATAAAGCTTTTGAGCAACTTTATGTTGAGCAATATGTTGCTTTATTTACTAGAGGAGTTGAAGCATGGACACATTGGAGAAGAACTAAAACTCCAGATTTCGTACTTCCTGAGAATGCAGTTTTAACAGATATTATTAGAAGATACCAATATCCTGTTAGTGAACTAACTTCGAATCCTAATGCACCAAACCCAGAAGCATTGGCTACACCAATGTGGTTTGAGAACTAG
- a CDS encoding putative porin — protein sequence MRKILFFLILISSFQGWSQDSDEIDRMATSKKKDSMPPIEDYKIISVKNDTTYLDTTLTIIKDYKFNYLRKDNFELLPFSNTGQTYNSLSLRKDYKKTFPELGARGKHFAFMEVEDVDYFHVPTPLTDLYFKTVPEQGQQLDALFTVNTSENLNLFIAYKGTRALGRYQHILTSAGNLRIGFSYDSDNRKYRAKAHFASQDLLNEENGGLDSLAIAQYIRKEPEFDDRSVLSVNFENAENILYGKRFFLDHEYILTKVTDSTNMLSVNHVFDFSYKKYEFNQDAAANGIFGESFESSNLKDETRMEKLFNEVSVKYANNLLGQLSFGAGHTNYDYGYNSVFIKPDDTIGNRINGNLLHVVGAYKKKIGGFEIEADARLNLSDEFSGNYIAAAASYRFDRENSIRFGINQNSTAPNFNFILYQSDYVDYNWQNDLDNEISQRLFADFRSKKFFDVSGSLSQIENYSYFSLDEAGSIKPFQAESQVRYLKLKAEKEFDFGLFGSYNTVMYQNVLEGLDVLNLPEFVTRNSIYYKDFWFDKALYLQTGFTFKYFSEYEMDAYDPVLAEFYVQNSQKLGGFPVVDYFFNAKVDKARIFFKLQNLNDLIDSNNNFTAPGYPYTDFLVRFGLTWNLFL from the coding sequence ATGAGAAAAATTCTTTTTTTCCTTATTTTAATAAGTTCTTTTCAGGGGTGGAGCCAGGATTCTGATGAAATAGATAGGATGGCAACTTCGAAGAAAAAGGATAGTATGCCGCCAATAGAAGATTACAAGATCATTTCTGTAAAAAATGATACAACATATCTGGATACCACATTAACCATTATAAAAGATTATAAATTCAATTATCTGCGAAAGGATAATTTTGAATTGCTCCCTTTCTCTAACACCGGTCAGACCTATAATAGTTTAAGTCTGAGAAAGGATTATAAAAAAACCTTTCCTGAGCTTGGTGCAAGAGGGAAACATTTTGCTTTTATGGAAGTTGAAGATGTTGATTATTTTCATGTACCTACCCCCTTAACAGACCTTTACTTTAAAACGGTTCCTGAGCAGGGCCAGCAGCTAGATGCCCTCTTTACTGTGAATACTTCAGAAAATCTAAACTTATTTATTGCTTATAAGGGAACAAGAGCTCTTGGGCGATATCAACATATTTTAACGAGTGCGGGCAATTTGCGGATAGGGTTTAGTTATGATTCAGATAACAGGAAGTATCGTGCAAAGGCACATTTTGCTTCTCAAGATCTTTTAAATGAGGAGAACGGCGGTTTAGATAGCCTGGCTATTGCTCAGTACATAAGGAAGGAGCCAGAATTTGATGATAGATCAGTACTTTCTGTGAACTTTGAGAATGCTGAAAATATTCTATATGGTAAGCGCTTTTTTCTGGACCATGAATATATATTGACGAAGGTCACAGATTCAACAAATATGTTAAGTGTAAATCACGTCTTTGATTTCAGTTACAAGAAATACGAGTTTAATCAGGATGCAGCCGCAAACGGAATATTTGGCGAGTCTTTTGAATCCAGTAATTTGAAAGATGAAACCAGAATGGAAAAACTATTCAATGAAGTTTCAGTAAAATACGCCAACAATCTTTTGGGGCAGTTGTCATTTGGCGCAGGCCATACAAATTATGATTATGGGTACAATTCTGTTTTTATAAAACCTGATGATACTATCGGGAATCGCATTAATGGTAATTTGTTACATGTGGTTGGTGCTTATAAAAAGAAAATTGGTGGTTTTGAGATTGAGGCAGATGCCAGGTTGAATCTATCTGATGAATTCTCGGGTAACTATATTGCAGCAGCGGCTTCTTATAGGTTTGATAGGGAAAATTCTATTCGTTTTGGAATTAATCAGAATAGTACGGCCCCAAATTTTAATTTCATACTCTATCAAAGTGATTATGTTGATTACAACTGGCAAAATGATTTAGACAATGAAATTTCACAACGGCTTTTTGCTGATTTTAGGTCTAAAAAGTTTTTTGATGTGTCTGGTAGTTTGTCTCAAATTGAGAATTATAGTTACTTCTCTTTAGATGAGGCTGGCAGTATAAAACCTTTTCAGGCAGAATCCCAAGTGCGTTATTTGAAATTAAAAGCTGAGAAAGAATTTGACTTCGGATTATTTGGCTCCTATAATACTGTTATGTATCAAAATGTTCTCGAAGGTCTGGATGTGTTGAATTTACCTGAGTTTGTGACCAGGAACTCTATATATTATAAAGATTTCTGGTTTGATAAGGCCTTATATCTCCAAACAGGATTCACATTTAAATATTTCTCAGAGTATGAAATGGATGCGTATGATCCGGTTTTAGCTGAATTTTATGTTCAGAATTCTCAAAAACTCGGTGGATTTCCTGTGGTAGATTATTTTTTCAATGCAAAAGTTGATAAAGCAAGGATATTCTTTAAGCTTCAAAATCTTAATGATCTTATAGATTCAAACAATAACTTCACGGCACCTGGCTATCCATACACCGATTTTTTAGTCAGATTTGGTTTAACCTGGAATCTTTTTCTCTAA